ACCTATGTTGTATACTTCATCAACTTGAAATCTGCTGTAACTTTTGTTGTGGCAAAAGATAAATTGCACCAGATATTAACGTTAATGTGACAGAAATCCAGAAGGCAATCATAGATAGAATTTGCCACTCTTGTGATAAGGGTGCAATTAGAAATGCGATCGCTACTATTTGACTGATGGTTTTGAGCTTACCCCAAATATTTGCTCCTGTAATCGTTGTTTGATTCACTCGCCAACCAGCGATCGCTAATTCCCGCGCTAAAATTAAAAACACTCCCCAAGCTGGAACTTTCCCTAGCTCAATCAAAACCATCAATGGTGCAAGTACTAAAAATTTATCTACCAAGGGATCAAGAAACTTTCCTAAATCGCTAACTTGATTAAGTTTCCGTGCTAAATAGCCGTCTAACCAATCAGTTAATGCAGCAATTAAAAAAATTGTCAAACATATCCACCGAGCTTGTGGTGTGGGATTGTACAATCCGTAAAGTAGAAATGGTACACCTAATAGGCGAGAAAAAGTAATCCAATTTGGCAGCGTCATGAGGAATTAAAAATTAAAAATTAAAAATTAAAAAGAGTTTAACCCAATAAGCAATTAAATACAGCAGTTTGCAAATAAATCAATTACAGTATCTGAATTAAAAAGCTAGATATCAAGCCTTGTTTACCTCTGACTTCTGAATTCTGCTGTAATTGTGCAGATTCTATCAAGATCAGCTTATGTGAGTGTGCCTGCATGGGATGATCTGTTATTTGAGATCCTCCAAACAATCTTATGACTGAACAACCAGATTCCCAATTCCGCATTGAACGCGATTCAATGGGCGATCGCCAA
This region of Nostoc sp. UHCC 0302 genomic DNA includes:
- the pgsA gene encoding CDP-diacylglycerol--glycerol-3-phosphate 3-phosphatidyltransferase encodes the protein MTLPNWITFSRLLGVPFLLYGLYNPTPQARWICLTIFLIAALTDWLDGYLARKLNQVSDLGKFLDPLVDKFLVLAPLMVLIELGKVPAWGVFLILARELAIAGWRVNQTTITGANIWGKLKTISQIVAIAFLIAPLSQEWQILSMIAFWISVTLTLISGAIYLLPQQKLQQISS